A region from the Cryptosporangium arvum DSM 44712 genome encodes:
- a CDS encoding transcriptional regulator yields the protein MTERSREVRPAPSTEPFDETIHAPNRLRICAFLDATASTEFGVLRDVLGVADSVLSKHLKVLQDAGYVEITKPTGRGRVKTWVSLTPSGTAAYRTHVAALKALFASPGQPNTPARPS from the coding sequence ATGACCGAGCGCTCGCGCGAGGTCCGACCGGCACCGTCGACCGAACCGTTCGACGAGACGATTCACGCGCCCAACCGGCTGCGGATCTGCGCGTTCCTCGACGCCACCGCCAGCACCGAGTTCGGCGTCCTGCGCGACGTGCTCGGCGTCGCCGACTCGGTGCTGAGCAAGCACCTCAAGGTGCTGCAGGACGCCGGCTACGTCGAGATCACCAAACCCACCGGGCGCGGCCGGGTGAAGACCTGGGTCAGCCTGACGCCGAGCGGCACCGCCGCCTACCGCACGCACGTCGCCGCACTCAAAGCACTCTTTGCGAGCCCGGGGCAACCGAACACCCCCGCCCGTCCATCTTAG
- a CDS encoding SigE family RNA polymerase sigma factor, translating into MSEQPGDAYLEYVRNRLPMFQRLAFMLCQDRDRADDLVQDSLERLYLKWDKADDARNTDAYARQLLVRVFLSERRTPWARRVVLVDRLPESAAATGPDAASTLAVRGALAGLAPRQRAVLVLRFFSDLSVDEVAQTLKCSPGTVKSQTSKGLAALRRALGEFEPAELGARS; encoded by the coding sequence GTGAGCGAGCAGCCGGGGGACGCGTACCTGGAGTACGTGCGGAACCGCTTACCCATGTTCCAGCGCCTGGCCTTCATGCTGTGCCAGGACCGGGACCGGGCCGACGACCTGGTCCAGGACAGCCTCGAGCGGCTGTACCTGAAGTGGGACAAGGCCGACGACGCCCGGAACACCGACGCGTACGCGCGCCAGCTGCTGGTGCGGGTGTTCCTCAGCGAGCGGCGCACACCGTGGGCGCGGCGGGTGGTGCTCGTCGACCGGCTACCCGAGTCGGCCGCCGCCACCGGCCCCGACGCCGCGTCGACGCTGGCCGTGCGGGGCGCGCTGGCCGGGCTGGCGCCGCGGCAACGCGCGGTGCTCGTCCTGCGGTTCTTCTCCGATCTGTCGGTCGACGAGGTCGCGCAGACGCTGAAGTGCTCCCCCGGCACGGTGAAGAGCCAGACGTCGAAAGGGCTGGCGGCGCTGCGGCGCGCGCTGGGAGAGTTCGAGCCCGCCGAGCTCGGGGCGAGGAGCTGA
- a CDS encoding sensor histidine kinase, with amino-acid sequence MRSPARRVLLLCGAVFVIAQLGPWLAGRLLWLWAEFGPSWCAVDQYGAPSGSYVCRQVFYRPTIATVIALTLLLAVLLVACVFAVRWCLRPIRDLVPMIANVGPQNLGYRLRPGPGRDELAVLSRAIDDMTDRIAVGYDAQRRFAADASHELRTPLAVQRTLIEVGLSGAPTGDQLALLTRQLLTTNERNERLIEGLLVLSESDRGLVSRTPLRLDTITAEVLDAHRARAAEAGITITGTLRPRVVMGEQVLLERLITNLVQNAVKYNRDQGTVEVEVGDDPALVITNTGDDVPPDAVSALFEPFRRLAGTRIDHSGGVGLGLAIARSITRAHDGVITASSTGRDGLRVELAFPEAVSGP; translated from the coding sequence GTGAGGTCACCCGCGCGACGTGTGCTCCTGCTGTGCGGGGCCGTGTTCGTGATCGCGCAGCTCGGCCCGTGGCTCGCCGGGCGGCTGCTCTGGCTGTGGGCCGAGTTCGGCCCGTCCTGGTGCGCGGTCGACCAGTACGGCGCGCCGTCCGGCTCCTACGTCTGCCGGCAGGTGTTCTACCGGCCCACCATCGCGACCGTGATCGCGCTGACGCTGCTCCTGGCGGTGCTGCTGGTGGCGTGCGTCTTCGCGGTGCGGTGGTGCCTGCGCCCGATCCGGGACCTCGTCCCGATGATCGCGAACGTCGGGCCGCAGAACCTCGGGTACCGCCTCCGGCCCGGCCCGGGCCGCGACGAGCTGGCGGTCCTCAGCCGCGCGATCGACGACATGACCGACCGGATCGCGGTGGGCTACGACGCCCAGCGGCGGTTCGCCGCCGACGCGTCCCACGAGCTGCGCACGCCGCTCGCGGTCCAGCGCACGCTGATCGAGGTCGGCCTGTCCGGCGCGCCCACCGGGGACCAGCTCGCGTTGCTCACCCGGCAGCTGCTGACCACGAACGAACGCAACGAGCGTCTGATCGAGGGCCTGCTCGTGCTCAGCGAGAGCGACCGCGGCCTGGTCTCGCGCACCCCGCTGCGGCTGGACACGATCACCGCCGAGGTGCTCGACGCCCACCGGGCCCGCGCCGCCGAGGCCGGAATCACGATCACCGGCACCCTGCGTCCGCGGGTGGTGATGGGGGAGCAGGTGCTGCTCGAACGGCTGATCACCAACCTGGTGCAGAACGCGGTCAAGTACAACCGGGACCAGGGCACCGTCGAGGTCGAGGTCGGTGACGACCCCGCGCTGGTGATCACCAACACCGGCGACGACGTCCCTCCCGACGCGGTGTCCGCGCTGTTCGAGCCGTTCCGTCGGCTGGCCGGAACCCGCATCGACCACAGCGGCGGCGTCGGGCTGGGGCTCGCGATCGCCCGCTCGATCACCCGCGCCCACGACGGCGTGATCACCGCGTCGTCCACCGGTCGCGACGGCCTGCGGGTCGAGCTCGCGTTCCCCGAGGCCGTCAGCGGACCGTAG
- a CDS encoding response regulator transcription factor produces MRILVAEDERVLADTVAEGLRRLSMAVDVTYDGDTALERLAVNRYDVAVLDRDLPGSTGDEVCRWIVASGTGTRVLLLTAAAGIRQRVEGLGLGADDYLTKPFAFAELVARLQALSRRSAPALPPVLEQDGIVLDVARHVASRDGLPLSLSPKEYAVLHVLMRAGGRVVSTEDLLEQAWDEHTDPFTNTVRTTVMTLRRKLGEPSPIATVPRVGYRLGS; encoded by the coding sequence GTGCGGATACTCGTGGCCGAGGACGAGCGGGTGCTGGCCGACACGGTGGCCGAAGGCCTGCGCCGGCTGTCGATGGCCGTCGACGTGACCTACGACGGGGACACCGCGCTGGAACGGCTCGCGGTCAACCGCTACGACGTCGCGGTGCTCGACCGGGACCTGCCCGGCAGCACCGGCGACGAGGTCTGCCGCTGGATCGTCGCGTCCGGCACCGGCACCCGGGTGCTGCTGCTCACGGCCGCCGCGGGCATCCGGCAGCGGGTGGAGGGCCTGGGCCTCGGCGCCGACGACTACCTCACCAAACCGTTCGCGTTCGCCGAGCTGGTCGCCCGGCTGCAGGCGCTCTCGCGCCGCTCGGCCCCCGCCCTGCCGCCGGTGCTGGAACAGGACGGCATCGTGCTCGACGTCGCCAGGCACGTGGCCTCCCGCGACGGCCTGCCGCTCTCGCTCTCGCCCAAGGAGTACGCCGTCCTGCACGTCCTGATGCGCGCGGGCGGACGCGTGGTGAGCACCGAGGACCTGCTGGAACAGGCGTGGGACGAGCACACGGACCCGTTCACCAACACGGTACGCACGACGGTGATGACGCTGCGCCGCAAGCTCGGTGAGCCCTCGCCGATCGCGACCGTGCCGCGCGTGGGCTACCGGCTCGGCTCGTGA
- a CDS encoding S1 family peptidase: MFLRFLAVTVLTAAAAVAPVGVRPAAAIAHGEDGAYRFAVLLSMSGLPAAGSGTRDSSCSGALIAPRWVITAGHCFRDADGRRVSRTVARRTTATVGRADLDGAGGWEGEVVDVRQAGDADVALARLDADVPGIEPLVVGTAPPSVGEAVRLAGYGLTIRDGAYTPATRQQTGQFVVDRVSDTVLEISGRVPGPDTSACEHDSGGPYFRERPDGVAVLVGIVSTGPSCPHPGADIGARTDNLSGWIEDTVRGGVPLGRFALGGLVVLVVLLGAWRARAGRR, translated from the coding sequence ATGTTCCTTCGGTTCCTCGCCGTCACCGTGCTGACGGCGGCCGCGGCCGTCGCTCCGGTGGGTGTCCGGCCGGCCGCCGCGATCGCCCACGGTGAGGACGGCGCGTATCGGTTCGCGGTGCTGCTGTCGATGTCCGGCCTGCCGGCCGCCGGGTCCGGCACCCGGGACAGCTCCTGCTCCGGCGCGCTGATCGCGCCGCGGTGGGTGATCACGGCCGGCCACTGCTTCCGCGACGCCGACGGGCGACGGGTGAGCCGCACCGTCGCGCGGCGCACCACCGCCACCGTCGGCCGGGCCGACCTGGACGGGGCCGGCGGCTGGGAGGGCGAGGTCGTCGACGTGCGCCAGGCCGGCGACGCCGACGTGGCGCTGGCCCGGCTCGACGCCGACGTTCCCGGGATCGAGCCGCTGGTGGTCGGCACCGCACCGCCATCGGTCGGCGAGGCCGTGCGCCTGGCCGGATACGGGCTGACGATCCGGGACGGCGCCTACACCCCCGCGACCCGGCAGCAGACCGGGCAGTTCGTCGTCGACCGGGTCTCCGACACCGTGCTGGAGATCTCCGGCCGGGTTCCCGGCCCGGACACCAGCGCGTGCGAGCACGACTCCGGCGGGCCGTACTTCCGGGAACGGCCGGACGGGGTCGCGGTGCTGGTCGGGATCGTGAGCACCGGGCCGTCCTGCCCGCACCCGGGCGCGGACATCGGCGCGCGCACCGACAACCTGAGCGGCTGGATCGAGGACACCGTCCGGGGCGGCGTACCGCTCGGGCGGTTCGCCCTGGGCGGCCTGGTGGTGCTCGTGGTGCTCCTCGGCGCCTGGCGGGCCCGGGCCGGGCGCCGGTGA
- a CDS encoding transglycosylase domain-containing protein, translated as MIRWVVRVGAGVLIGVLALVVAGFHAVDLPPFPDQPQTSTAVSADGRHPLALFATENRQRVPLGRVPRHVQDAVVTAEDAGFWDDSDGVSLSGIGRAVLGLVRRNAGSGGGSTITQQYVRNALDLTRERSYSRKAKELVLAGKLARTASKEEILEGYLNTIYFGRGAFGIQAAAQAYFGRDVDELTAAQGAVLAAVIKDPTNFDPRIRPGSARGRWQYLIDRMVASGYLSPGSRSFPGTVARRASASAREALRSGWRGVLGGRIERELDGVLTEQQLYTGGYTITTTLDWADQQRAARAVATHLRGQDPRLTAAVVAIEPSTGRVTAYYGGEAGYGYLDQADTARLAAETYWPYVLAARLGGSPVPDTDLPTVSPFDQASGYATFADDGLAREPYFVQRVTAPDGTVVRERRPSPGYRVLPSEATGVLAAHAAARPGTSDGNTNAWMCGFTADRAVAVWVGSSGDDFPMRDARSGERVRGEGIPAGIWSDYLAEAG; from the coding sequence GTGATCCGGTGGGTGGTGCGGGTCGGCGCCGGTGTCCTCATCGGAGTCCTGGCGCTGGTGGTGGCCGGTTTCCACGCGGTGGACCTGCCGCCGTTCCCGGACCAGCCCCAGACCAGCACCGCGGTCTCCGCCGACGGGAGGCACCCGCTGGCGCTGTTCGCGACCGAGAACCGGCAGCGGGTGCCGCTGGGCCGGGTACCGCGCCACGTGCAGGACGCGGTGGTCACCGCCGAGGACGCGGGCTTCTGGGACGACAGCGACGGGGTGTCGCTCTCCGGGATCGGCCGCGCGGTTCTCGGGCTCGTGCGCCGGAACGCGGGCAGCGGCGGCGGATCGACGATCACTCAGCAGTACGTCCGCAACGCGCTCGACCTCACCCGCGAGCGCAGCTACTCGCGTAAGGCCAAGGAGCTCGTGCTCGCCGGCAAGCTCGCCCGCACCGCGTCGAAGGAGGAGATCCTCGAGGGCTACCTCAACACGATCTACTTCGGTCGCGGTGCGTTCGGGATCCAGGCGGCCGCGCAGGCCTACTTCGGGCGCGACGTCGACGAACTCACCGCCGCGCAGGGCGCCGTGCTCGCGGCCGTGATCAAGGACCCGACGAACTTCGATCCCCGGATCAGACCGGGGAGCGCGCGGGGCCGCTGGCAGTACCTGATCGACCGGATGGTCGCGAGCGGGTACCTGTCCCCGGGGAGCCGATCGTTCCCGGGCACCGTCGCGCGGAGGGCGTCCGCCTCGGCCCGGGAGGCGCTGCGCTCCGGCTGGCGCGGTGTGCTGGGGGGCCGGATCGAGCGGGAACTCGACGGCGTCCTGACCGAGCAGCAGCTCTACACCGGCGGGTACACGATCACGACGACGCTCGACTGGGCCGACCAGCAGCGGGCCGCGCGGGCGGTGGCGACCCACCTGCGAGGTCAGGACCCGCGCCTGACCGCCGCCGTGGTCGCGATCGAGCCCTCGACCGGCCGGGTCACCGCGTACTACGGCGGCGAGGCCGGGTACGGGTACCTCGACCAGGCCGACACGGCCCGGCTGGCCGCCGAGACGTACTGGCCCTACGTCCTCGCGGCGAGGCTCGGCGGTTCCCCGGTGCCCGACACCGACCTCCCGACGGTGTCCCCCTTCGACCAGGCGTCGGGCTACGCCACCTTCGCCGACGACGGCCTCGCCCGGGAGCCGTACTTCGTCCAGCGGGTCACCGCGCCCGACGGCACCGTGGTCCGGGAACGCCGGCCCTCACCCGGGTACCGGGTGCTGCCGAGCGAGGCCACCGGCGTGCTCGCCGCGCACGCAGCGGCCCGGCCCGGGACCTCGGACGGCAACACCAACGCCTGGATGTGCGGCTTCACCGCCGACCGCGCGGTCGCGGTGTGGGTGGGCAGCAGCGGCGACGACTTCCCGATGCGTGACGCCCGCTCCGGCGAGCGCGTGCGGGGCGAGGGCATCCCGGCCGGGATCTGGTCGGACTACCTCGCCGAGGCCGGGTGA
- a CDS encoding LacI family DNA-binding transcriptional regulator, with product MTVTDVARAAGVSTATVTRTIQGSALVTPATRERVLEVAQRLGYSPNPTAQDLRRDQRTAAIGLVTAGFTNMFQAGVAAGAERELNRTGLHLVIGSTDDDVRREPELARTMVDRRVRALIMMPDGDERDFLRPDRTFATPVVLAGRPANGLDVDVVMTDDDRGVQDATARLVALGHRRIAALAGRAGSFRADQRLRGFRAGLAAHRVEEDPSLVVTGLTTTDEARAAACLLLDRADPPTAILALNLGISTGALLDRIANRRSNAFITLDETELSAGLGITAITRDPQEVGRQAALLAVARIADPDAPPRTIVLPSTVVERGSGEVGHPASAR from the coding sequence GTGACCGTCACCGACGTGGCGCGCGCCGCCGGGGTCAGCACCGCCACCGTCACCAGAACCATCCAGGGCTCCGCACTGGTCACACCCGCGACCAGGGAGCGGGTGCTCGAGGTGGCGCAGCGGCTCGGGTACTCGCCCAACCCCACCGCCCAGGACCTGCGCCGCGACCAGCGCACCGCGGCGATCGGCCTGGTCACCGCGGGCTTCACCAACATGTTCCAGGCCGGGGTCGCGGCCGGCGCCGAGCGCGAGCTCAACCGCACCGGCCTGCACCTGGTGATCGGCTCCACCGACGACGACGTCCGCCGGGAGCCGGAGCTGGCCCGCACGATGGTGGACCGCCGGGTCCGGGCGCTGATCATGATGCCCGACGGGGACGAGCGTGACTTCCTGCGCCCCGACCGGACGTTCGCCACGCCGGTCGTGCTGGCCGGTCGCCCGGCCAACGGCCTCGACGTCGACGTCGTGATGACCGACGACGACCGCGGCGTCCAGGATGCGACCGCCCGGCTGGTGGCGCTCGGGCACCGGCGGATCGCGGCGCTGGCCGGCCGGGCCGGTTCGTTCCGCGCGGACCAGCGGCTCCGCGGCTTCCGGGCCGGGCTCGCCGCGCACCGCGTCGAGGAGGATCCGTCGCTCGTCGTCACCGGTCTCACGACGACCGACGAGGCCAGGGCGGCCGCGTGCCTGCTGCTCGACCGCGCGGATCCGCCGACCGCGATCCTGGCGCTGAACCTGGGCATCAGCACCGGCGCCCTGCTCGACCGCATCGCGAACCGGCGTTCGAACGCGTTCATCACGCTGGACGAGACCGAGCTCTCGGCCGGCCTGGGCATCACGGCGATCACCAGGGACCCGCAGGAGGTCGGGCGGCAGGCGGCGCTGCTCGCGGTCGCGCGCATCGCCGACCCGGACGCTCCACCCCGGACGATCGTGCTGCCGAGCACGGTCGTCGAGCGGGGGTCCGGGGAGGTGGGTCACCCGGCCTCGGCGAGGTAG
- a CDS encoding ABC transporter substrate-binding protein: MRARWRAAATAVVVLLATGTACQGDGGSDRTVLTYWASQQSPSVQRDKEILEPELREFTERTGVEVDLEVVPFTELLTKILTATTSGQGPDVVNVGNTWSTSLQATGAFVEWDEDLLDGVGGADRFEPAALETTGAAGAPPAAVPLYTKVYQLYYNKKLFREAGITAPPATWDEFVTTARKLTRDTTGDGTPDQWGLALRGQATTIALHYAYILGTARGAEYFDGTKPTFDSPAAVAGIQQYLSWMGADGIVNPSDAENADWADVYSAFAANKAGMMLVQTLGRTLADYRLTDEDYGVAPMPRSTGPGARDVASFVGGTNVAILNSTDNRDGAVSLVEFLTSAPEQVTLNTAYGTVPPVKDVTGDAFRTPEQLIARETLARRAVPMPRVPQETQFETLVGKDVVSWLADTATGRQPDDAAIRAALKSAAGTVGAGG; the protein is encoded by the coding sequence ATGCGCGCTCGATGGAGAGCCGCCGCGACCGCGGTGGTGGTGTTACTCGCGACGGGCACCGCGTGTCAGGGCGACGGCGGGAGCGACCGGACCGTGCTGACCTACTGGGCGTCGCAGCAGTCGCCGAGCGTCCAGCGCGACAAGGAGATCCTGGAACCGGAGCTGCGTGAGTTCACCGAGCGGACCGGCGTCGAGGTCGACCTGGAGGTCGTGCCGTTCACCGAGCTGCTCACCAAGATCCTGACCGCGACGACGAGCGGCCAGGGCCCCGACGTCGTCAACGTCGGCAACACCTGGTCGACGTCGCTGCAGGCCACCGGCGCGTTCGTCGAGTGGGACGAGGACCTGCTGGACGGCGTGGGTGGCGCCGACCGGTTCGAGCCCGCGGCGCTGGAGACGACCGGAGCCGCCGGAGCGCCGCCGGCCGCGGTTCCGCTCTACACCAAGGTCTACCAGCTCTACTACAACAAGAAACTCTTCCGCGAGGCCGGCATCACCGCACCGCCGGCCACCTGGGACGAGTTCGTCACCACGGCCAGGAAGCTCACCAGGGACACGACCGGTGACGGCACGCCTGACCAGTGGGGCCTGGCGTTGCGCGGGCAGGCCACGACGATCGCGCTGCACTACGCCTACATCCTCGGCACCGCCCGGGGCGCGGAGTACTTCGACGGCACCAAGCCGACCTTCGACTCACCGGCGGCGGTCGCCGGCATCCAGCAGTACCTCTCCTGGATGGGTGCGGACGGCATCGTCAACCCGTCCGACGCGGAGAACGCCGACTGGGCCGACGTCTACTCGGCATTCGCCGCGAACAAGGCCGGCATGATGCTCGTCCAGACGCTCGGACGGACGCTCGCGGACTACCGGCTCACCGACGAGGACTACGGTGTCGCACCGATGCCGAGGAGCACCGGGCCCGGCGCCCGGGACGTGGCCTCGTTCGTCGGCGGCACCAACGTCGCGATCCTGAACTCGACCGACAACCGGGACGGGGCCGTCAGCCTGGTCGAGTTCCTCACCAGCGCACCGGAGCAGGTGACGCTGAACACGGCCTACGGCACCGTTCCGCCGGTCAAGGACGTCACCGGCGACGCCTTCCGGACGCCGGAGCAGCTGATCGCCCGCGAGACGCTGGCCCGGCGGGCCGTCCCGATGCCGCGCGTGCCGCAGGAGACGCAGTTCGAGACGCTCGTCGGCAAAGACGTGGTCAGCTGGCTCGCCGACACGGCTACCGGCAGGCAACCGGACGACGCCGCGATCAGGGCGGCGCTGAAGTCGGCCGCCGGCACGGTGGGCGCGGGCGGATGA
- a CDS encoding carbohydrate ABC transporter permease: MSRRWTPYWFLLPALLLELFIHFGPMLVGALMSLLRLTQFQLGRWWEAPWAGTGNYRVVLDADRPVGASLLQSFLVTVGFSVLVVGVSWGLGFAGALALQRSGRGRGVLRALFLVPYALPVFAAVITWRFLLQRDTGMLNHLLVDQLGLLDGNAFYLIGSNSFWSLCAVEIWREWPFAFLMLMAGLQSVPDEVYEASVMDGASPWRQARSITLPMLSPVNQVLVLVMVLRTFRNFETPYVLFGGAVPDQARLISVEIHQNSFLTFNFGLGSAMSVLLLLFLVLVTAAYLLLTRRRVHEA; the protein is encoded by the coding sequence ATGAGCAGGCGGTGGACGCCCTACTGGTTCCTGCTCCCCGCCCTGCTGCTGGAGCTGTTCATCCACTTCGGGCCGATGCTCGTCGGCGCGCTGATGAGCCTGCTCCGGCTCACCCAGTTCCAGCTGGGCCGCTGGTGGGAAGCTCCGTGGGCGGGGACCGGCAACTATCGCGTCGTGCTGGACGCCGATCGGCCGGTGGGCGCGTCGCTGCTGCAGTCGTTCCTGGTGACGGTCGGCTTCAGCGTGCTCGTCGTCGGGGTGTCGTGGGGGCTCGGCTTCGCCGGCGCGCTCGCGCTGCAGCGGTCCGGCCGGGGGCGCGGGGTGCTCCGCGCGCTGTTCCTGGTGCCGTACGCGCTGCCGGTCTTCGCGGCGGTGATCACCTGGCGCTTCCTGCTGCAGCGGGACACCGGGATGCTCAACCACCTGCTGGTCGACCAGCTCGGCCTGCTCGACGGAAACGCCTTCTACCTCATCGGCTCGAACTCGTTCTGGTCGCTGTGCGCGGTGGAGATCTGGCGGGAGTGGCCGTTCGCGTTCCTGATGCTCATGGCCGGGCTGCAGTCGGTACCCGACGAGGTGTACGAGGCGTCGGTGATGGACGGCGCGAGCCCGTGGCGGCAGGCGCGCAGCATCACGCTGCCGATGCTGTCCCCGGTCAACCAGGTGCTGGTCCTGGTGATGGTCCTGCGCACGTTCCGCAATTTCGAGACGCCGTACGTGCTGTTCGGCGGCGCGGTGCCCGACCAGGCCCGGCTGATCAGCGTCGAGATCCACCAGAACTCGTTCCTGACGTTCAACTTCGGCCTGGGATCGGCGATGAGCGTCCTGCTCCTGCTCTTCCTCGTGCTGGTGACGGCCGCCTACCTTCTCCTGACCCGACGGAGGGTCCATGAAGCATGA
- a CDS encoding carbohydrate ABC transporter permease, which yields MKHETRGYRLFRRSTLTVLTVFVCAPLVVMVTTALKPLDAVQGGFHWIPTEPTVRPFVDMWSTVPLARYFANSVIVAGIATALSVTVAVLAAYAVSRWRFRGREPFRLAILSTQMFPGILFLLPLFLLFVMIDRLTGVTLVGTRTGLVITYLTFALPYSIWMLVGYFESIPRGLDDAAKVDGCGPLRLLVSVLLPAARPVIVAVTIFSFMLAWGEVLFASVLTAENTRTLSVGLQAYTSEANVYWNQVMAASLVVSAPLVVAFLLLQRHITAGLTAGAVK from the coding sequence ATGAAGCATGAAACCCGCGGCTACCGCCTCTTCCGGCGGAGCACGCTGACGGTGCTGACCGTCTTCGTCTGCGCCCCGCTCGTCGTCATGGTGACGACCGCGCTCAAGCCGCTCGACGCGGTCCAGGGCGGCTTCCACTGGATCCCCACCGAGCCCACGGTCCGGCCGTTCGTCGACATGTGGTCGACGGTGCCGCTCGCCCGGTACTTCGCAAACTCGGTGATCGTCGCCGGGATCGCCACCGCGCTGTCGGTGACGGTGGCCGTGCTGGCCGCGTACGCGGTGAGCCGCTGGCGGTTCCGGGGCCGCGAACCGTTCCGCCTCGCGATCCTGTCCACACAGATGTTCCCCGGCATCCTGTTCCTGCTGCCGCTCTTCCTCCTCTTCGTCATGATCGACCGGCTGACCGGGGTGACGCTCGTCGGCACCCGGACCGGGCTGGTGATCACCTACCTCACGTTCGCGCTGCCGTACTCGATCTGGATGCTCGTCGGCTACTTCGAGTCGATTCCGCGCGGTCTCGACGACGCGGCCAAGGTCGACGGCTGCGGCCCGTTGCGGTTGCTGGTCAGCGTCCTGCTCCCGGCGGCCCGGCCGGTGATCGTCGCGGTGACGATCTTCTCGTTCATGCTGGCGTGGGGCGAGGTGCTCTTCGCCTCGGTGCTGACCGCGGAGAACACCCGCACCCTCTCGGTCGGGCTGCAGGCCTACACCAGCGAGGCCAACGTCTACTGGAACCAGGTGATGGCCGCCTCGCTCGTCGTCTCGGCGCCGCTGGTGGTGGCGTTCCTGCTCCTCCAGCGGCACATCACCGCCGGTCTGACGGCCGGAGCCGTCAAATGA
- a CDS encoding argininosuccinate lyase → MTARLTDGRLSVGPSALLVRHVNAVELDDELAHADSFVQIDLAHALMLTRQRIFGAGQGRTVVRALLELLDGDAAAALGNDPEIGTITLHLERYLERACGPDGLDIQRARSRIDQNATGLRMADRGGTLAVLRALIDLGATLLEAAATHDDVLSPGYTHLQHAQPTTLGHYFNAHYWSVSRNVDRLVEAYRRLNQCPLGGAAHSGTSWPIDRDLTAAYLGFDRPVPNARDAGLSATDVGAELAGVLGLTLAGLSRCASDLYFWSSSEVAMVRVHASLCGTSSMMPQKRNPIALERIRALAGDAAGWGASQLGLLHFATSTDADQGYVHNRLPGYCADTVGATALLGAAIVTLEVDRDRLRDSAGAHWSTASALADDLVRTRGVSYREAHDVVARLVAADASGTGLLDPGAFVESRTSAGGTASARRAELAARAADDLTRLRRTVDTLTNRVSQARARLVDEARTLAEG, encoded by the coding sequence ATGACCGCCCGCCTGACCGACGGCCGCCTCTCGGTCGGCCCGTCGGCGTTGCTGGTCCGGCACGTCAACGCGGTGGAGCTCGACGACGAACTCGCGCACGCCGACAGCTTCGTCCAGATCGATCTGGCCCACGCGCTCATGCTCACCCGGCAACGGATCTTCGGTGCCGGCCAGGGCCGGACCGTCGTCCGCGCGCTCCTCGAGCTGCTCGACGGCGACGCGGCCGCCGCGCTGGGAAACGATCCGGAGATCGGCACGATCACGCTGCACCTCGAGCGGTACCTGGAACGGGCGTGCGGCCCCGATGGCCTCGACATCCAGCGCGCACGCAGCCGCATCGACCAGAACGCGACCGGCCTGCGCATGGCCGACCGCGGGGGCACGCTGGCGGTGCTGCGTGCGCTGATCGACCTGGGCGCCACCCTGCTGGAGGCCGCGGCCACCCACGACGACGTGCTCAGCCCCGGCTACACGCATCTCCAGCACGCCCAGCCCACCACGCTCGGGCACTACTTCAACGCTCACTACTGGTCCGTGTCACGCAATGTCGACCGCCTGGTCGAGGCCTACCGGCGCCTCAACCAGTGCCCGCTGGGCGGGGCCGCGCACAGCGGCACGTCCTGGCCGATCGACCGTGATCTCACGGCGGCCTACCTCGGGTTCGACCGGCCGGTCCCGAACGCCCGGGACGCCGGGCTCTCGGCCACCGACGTCGGCGCCGAGCTGGCGGGCGTGCTCGGGCTCACGCTGGCCGGGCTCAGCCGGTGCGCGTCCGACCTGTACTTCTGGTCGTCCTCCGAGGTGGCGATGGTGCGGGTGCACGCGTCGCTCTGCGGGACGTCGAGCATGATGCCGCAGAAGCGCAATCCGATCGCGCTCGAACGCATCCGCGCGCTGGCCGGCGACGCGGCCGGATGGGGCGCGAGCCAGCTCGGCCTCCTGCACTTCGCCACGTCCACCGACGCCGACCAGGGTTACGTGCACAACCGCCTCCCCGGGTACTGCGCCGACACGGTCGGCGCGACCGCGCTGCTCGGCGCGGCGATCGTGACGCTGGAGGTCGACCGCGACCGGCTGCGCGACTCGGCCGGGGCGCACTGGTCGACCGCGAGCGCGCTCGCCGACGACCTGGTCCGCACCCGCGGCGTGAGTTACCGCGAGGCCCACGACGTGGTCGCGCGCCTGGTCGCGGCGGACGCGTCCGGCACCGGGCTCCTCGATCCCGGTGCGTTCGTGGAGAGCCGGACCAGCGCCGGCGGCACGGCGTCGGCGCGGCGCGCGGAGCTCGCGGCCCGCGCCGCCGACGACCTGACCCGGCTCCGGCGGACCGTGGACACCCTCACGAACCGGGTGTCGCAGGCGCGGGCCCGGCTGGTCGACGAGGCGCGGACGCTCGCCGAGGGCTGA